Proteins from a genomic interval of Deltaproteobacteria bacterium:
- a CDS encoding glycosyltransferase encodes MATQVSIIVLCYNKVAYTKQCLRSLYANTDKSRFELIVVDNASSDSTPEMLAEFTASHPNVKVIRNEENLGFVGGNNCALDSVEGKYVIFLNNDTEVQPGWLPPLVETMAEPGAGAVGCKLVYPDGTLQEAGGIIYTDASGTNFGKFDNPKHPEYCSFREVDYCSGAALMVRAALFRELGGFDARYQPAYYEDTDLCFTVREKGLKVFYEPRSVVVHHEGKTAGTDVTKGFKRFQEINREKFIEKWAAELRKQPAPGPKTGANVRALIDRRFRGKPQVLAAADEPPQYDRQGGALRFYHFLQYLVESGHQVTYLARNVTERPPDVSLVPYVERLRRMGVVVHGLNAFQPSKMDVSQTLPPIQRVLTGRDFEAALLFSHREGGFVLNHIKALGLRMRIFMDSVDLHFLRKGRECRRSGGSPSRWVDYAEGKAQELATYRQTDCVFTATAEESDFLQRGLGIRQAAYVPDTFPLSKDVPGFDEREGLVFLAGFRHAPNLDAAMYLMSEILPHIRKELGDVLLYMVGDGPPDSLKKLADEHTVITGWVPKLEPYLSRMRVGLVPINYGAGIKGKLCRAMGYGTPNVSTTVGAEGIGLTHEKNVLLADDPASFAKAVARLYNDRELWERLSRNGYDHIRERHSRESVSRILLGTMFPAESIAEFPQVRDMRFFDLVSGGYVGLESGRLAEAQSEFRRVIELYPGAAEGYIGLARTYLAQGKAREAQATLARTPESETGRQEFTITQARCLLAFGRKGIALKLLDDLASRDLFDVFFMEELGTLQFAAGGREQAQRSLERALKLENDMSTRVRLRTALADVKKALGDVPGALEQLSAVSQMYIDINELEGFHALDAKMGELVAEALPPAAELAQPTPEELRELAPVLRLTGMRVGRLGPISSREYALHRARPEEAPDWLAEVFAGLDRLARRNGGKATSRSGRSSKKATSPNEG; translated from the coding sequence ATGGCGACCCAGGTCAGCATCATCGTCCTGTGCTACAACAAGGTAGCGTATACAAAACAGTGCCTTAGGTCACTCTATGCCAACACGGACAAGAGCCGCTTCGAGCTTATCGTCGTGGACAACGCCTCCAGCGACTCCACGCCGGAGATGCTCGCCGAGTTCACCGCAAGCCACCCCAACGTCAAGGTCATCCGCAACGAGGAGAACCTCGGGTTCGTGGGCGGCAACAATTGCGCCCTGGACAGCGTGGAAGGCAAATACGTCATCTTTTTGAACAACGACACCGAGGTCCAGCCCGGCTGGCTCCCGCCCCTGGTGGAGACCATGGCCGAACCGGGAGCGGGCGCCGTGGGCTGCAAGCTGGTTTATCCCGACGGCACGCTCCAGGAGGCCGGAGGGATCATATACACCGACGCCAGCGGCACCAATTTCGGCAAGTTCGACAATCCCAAGCACCCGGAATACTGTTCCTTCCGCGAGGTGGACTACTGCTCGGGCGCAGCCCTCATGGTCCGCGCGGCCCTGTTCCGCGAGCTGGGAGGCTTCGACGCCCGTTACCAGCCCGCCTACTACGAGGACACCGACCTCTGCTTCACCGTCCGCGAGAAGGGGCTCAAGGTCTTCTACGAGCCGCGCAGCGTGGTCGTGCACCACGAGGGCAAAACCGCCGGGACGGACGTGACCAAGGGGTTCAAGCGGTTCCAAGAGATCAACCGCGAGAAATTCATCGAGAAGTGGGCTGCCGAACTCAGGAAGCAGCCCGCGCCCGGGCCCAAGACCGGCGCCAACGTCCGCGCGCTCATCGACCGCAGGTTCCGGGGCAAACCCCAGGTCCTGGCCGCGGCGGACGAACCGCCCCAGTACGACCGCCAGGGCGGTGCGCTGCGCTTCTACCATTTCCTGCAATATCTCGTGGAGTCCGGCCACCAGGTCACCTACTTGGCGCGCAACGTCACCGAGCGTCCGCCGGACGTCTCGCTGGTCCCCTACGTGGAGCGGCTCCGGCGCATGGGCGTGGTCGTGCACGGCCTCAACGCCTTCCAGCCCTCCAAGATGGACGTTTCCCAGACCCTGCCGCCCATCCAGCGGGTGCTGACCGGGCGCGACTTCGAGGCCGCGCTCCTGTTCAGCCACCGCGAGGGCGGGTTTGTCCTGAACCACATCAAGGCCCTGGGGCTGCGCATGCGCATCTTCATGGACTCCGTGGATCTGCATTTCCTGCGCAAGGGGCGCGAGTGCCGCCGCTCCGGCGGTTCCCCGTCCCGCTGGGTGGACTATGCCGAGGGCAAGGCCCAGGAACTCGCCACCTACCGCCAGACCGACTGCGTGTTCACCGCCACCGCCGAGGAGAGCGATTTTCTGCAACGCGGCCTGGGCATCCGCCAGGCGGCCTACGTCCCGGACACCTTCCCGCTGTCCAAGGACGTGCCCGGCTTCGACGAGCGCGAGGGGCTGGTCTTCCTGGCCGGTTTCCGCCATGCCCCGAACCTGGACGCGGCCATGTACCTGATGAGCGAGATCCTGCCCCACATCCGCAAGGAGCTGGGCGACGTGCTCCTGTACATGGTGGGCGACGGGCCGCCGGACTCCCTCAAGAAGCTGGCCGACGAGCACACCGTCATCACCGGATGGGTCCCCAAGCTCGAACCGTACCTGAGCAGGATGCGCGTGGGTTTGGTGCCCATCAACTACGGCGCGGGCATCAAGGGCAAGCTCTGCCGGGCCATGGGCTACGGCACCCCCAACGTGTCCACCACCGTGGGCGCGGAGGGCATCGGCCTGACCCACGAGAAGAACGTGCTCCTGGCCGACGACCCGGCGTCCTTCGCCAAAGCCGTCGCCCGGCTGTACAACGACCGGGAGCTGTGGGAGCGGCTGTCCCGCAACGGCTACGACCACATCCGGGAACGGCACTCGCGGGAGAGCGTCAGCAGGATCCTGCTGGGCACCATGTTCCCGGCCGAGTCCATCGCCGAGTTCCCCCAGGTCCGGGACATGCGCTTCTTCGACCTCGTGTCCGGGGGCTACGTGGGTCTGGAAAGCGGCCGGTTGGCCGAGGCCCAGTCGGAGTTCCGCCGGGTCATCGAGCTGTACCCCGGCGCGGCCGAGGGCTACATCGGCCTGGCCAGGACCTATCTCGCCCAGGGCAAGGCCAGGGAGGCACAGGCCACCCTCGCCCGGACCCCGGAGAGTGAAACCGGGAGACAGGAATTCACCATCACCCAGGCGCGCTGCCTGCTCGCCTTCGGCAGGAAGGGTATCGCCCTCAAGCTGCTCGACGACCTGGCGTCCAGGGACCTGTTCGACGTCTTCTTCATGGAGGAGCTGGGCACCCTGCAGTTCGCCGCCGGAGGGAGGGAGCAGGCGCAGCGGAGCCTGGAACGCGCCCTCAAACTTGAAAACGACATGTCCACCAGGGTCCGGCTGCGCACCGCCCTGGCCGACGTCAAGAAGGCGCTGGGCGACGTGCCCGGCGCGCTGGAACAGCTCTCCGCCGTCAGCCAGATGTACATCGACATCAACGAGCTCGAGGGGTTCCACGCCCTGGACGCCAAGATGGGCGAACTCGTCGCCGAGGCCCTGCCCCCGGCGGCCGAATTGGCCCAGCCCACCCCGGAGGAGCTGCGCGAGCTGGCCCCGGTGCTGCGCCTGACGGGCATGCGCGTGGGCCGTCTCGGCCCCATCAGCAGCCGCGAGTACGCCCTGCACCGCGCTCGTCCCGAAGAGGCCCCCGACTGGCTCGCCGAGGTTTTCGCCGGCCTAGACCGCCTGGCCCGCAGAAACGGGGGCAAGGCAACGTCCAGGTCCGGACGTTCTAGCAAAAAGGCCACTTCCCCAAACGAAGGTTGA
- a CDS encoding class I SAM-dependent methyltransferase encodes MIRNSQEHTRTNAIGGFMPIQVRRDTVLHSEATLPGTGYPAEILARFSSHAVWKNYFSQNKFINTPEYLAALVDVIRRQGFHCPFHLRHVAPDEIQFGPNYREGLCHGGLNSRQRAVWLELSRFQAERPDREMRIYAPEAVTDFALLLRGRYAKFIGSEYAPSPKDQAALYPIRHENLQKLSFPDGAFDAVVVNDVLEHVPDVDLCLREMARILRPDGALVTTFPFAMGNAQSIIKARLTESGIEHLDEPQYHGNPVDPKGSLAFEIPGWNILERAKESGFSTVEMVYETSLHHGILGGGFSGIFTMVARR; translated from the coding sequence ATGATCCGCAACAGCCAGGAACACACCCGGACGAATGCCATTGGAGGATTCATGCCGATCCAGGTCCGGAGGGACACCGTCCTGCACAGCGAAGCGACCCTGCCCGGCACGGGGTACCCCGCGGAAATACTGGCCAGGTTCTCCAGCCACGCCGTGTGGAAAAACTACTTTTCCCAAAATAAGTTCATCAATACGCCGGAATATCTCGCAGCCCTCGTAGACGTCATACGGCGTCAAGGGTTCCACTGCCCCTTCCACCTGCGCCATGTCGCCCCGGACGAAATCCAGTTCGGCCCCAACTACCGCGAGGGGCTTTGCCACGGCGGGCTGAACAGCCGCCAGCGAGCGGTCTGGCTCGAACTGAGCCGCTTCCAGGCGGAACGGCCCGACAGGGAGATGCGGATATACGCCCCGGAGGCGGTCACCGATTTCGCCCTGCTGCTGCGCGGCCGCTACGCGAAGTTCATCGGCTCGGAGTATGCCCCGTCGCCCAAGGACCAGGCCGCCCTCTATCCCATCCGGCACGAGAACCTGCAGAAACTGAGCTTTCCCGACGGCGCGTTCGACGCGGTGGTGGTCAACGACGTGCTGGAACACGTCCCGGACGTGGACCTCTGCCTGCGCGAAATGGCGAGGATACTCCGACCGGATGGAGCACTCGTGACCACGTTTCCATTCGCCATGGGGAACGCCCAGTCGATCATCAAGGCACGGTTGACCGAAAGTGGAATAGAGCACCTCGACGAACCGCAATACCACGGCAACCCTGTGGACCCAAAGGGAAGCCTCGCCTTCGAGATTCCTGGCTGGAACATTCTCGAACGCGCCAAGGAGAGCGGTTTTTCAACGGTCGAAATGGTCTACGAAACATCCCTCCACCACGGCATCCTCGGTGGCGGGTTCTCGGGAATTTTCACAATGGTGGCAAGACGCTGA
- a CDS encoding FkbM family methyltransferase, which yields MIQTFNEIVKSFAKTIPDFLFVVIGANDGMTGDPIYPFIKEYGWKGVLVEPQKNRFDELVRNFAGQDGLAFENAAIAETPGTVILNTCGELGMGSSLMPDEYFLEVKPQAFANRQACGGTVPVKVDAITLDDLLYKHKMAKVDLFSIDVEGYDFNIIKMINFEHYKPSLINYESDKLGKQKQLCERLLRAYGYQFHYHGLDTLAYLISPED from the coding sequence ATGATACAGACATTTAATGAAATAGTGAAGAGTTTCGCCAAAACTATTCCCGATTTCCTCTTTGTCGTGATCGGAGCCAACGATGGCATGACGGGCGATCCAATTTACCCTTTCATCAAGGAATACGGTTGGAAGGGTGTGCTGGTCGAACCCCAGAAAAACCGATTTGACGAACTGGTTAGGAATTTCGCCGGGCAGGACGGCCTGGCCTTTGAAAACGCGGCCATCGCCGAGACACCGGGCACGGTGATACTGAACACCTGCGGCGAGCTCGGAATGGGTTCCTCGCTCATGCCGGACGAATACTTTCTCGAAGTCAAGCCGCAGGCATTCGCCAACCGCCAAGCGTGTGGCGGTACGGTCCCCGTGAAGGTGGACGCCATCACCCTGGATGACCTCCTCTACAAACACAAGATGGCGAAGGTCGACCTGTTCTCCATCGATGTCGAAGGGTATGACTTCAACATCATTAAAATGATAAATTTCGAACACTACAAGCCGTCCCTCATCAACTATGAATCCGACAAGCTTGGAAAACAAAAACAACTTTGCGAGCGGCTGCTGCGGGCCTATGGCTATCAATTTCATTATCATGGGCTGGACACACTGGCCTATCTGATTTCTCCGGAGGATTGA
- a CDS encoding sulfotransferase, translating into MNNGMAQPVIMLGCQRSGTTYLAKVLGLHEKGFFWSEATVFRYMVLFFWNYIRDRGSFRQPRFMEVLHMLKAPRGMPINEQGEKILASFERTLLGYFNDGRLEAWADKGRKREFLQALSYDTMTLGASEVAYWGDKYPEYVFQIPELVDMFPEARFVFVIRNPYAVAESLVRHLNPRDRVAGGMRFTLKDCWDQWFDWNRVWIENHELIPAANRFVIRYEEFLLDTGRVMGDLSAFMDVDLMASPGIRNELKAIQPHNLDKWKKTDVYEQLRHMPVAPDQVKVFDYYGGL; encoded by the coding sequence ATGAACAACGGGATGGCTCAACCCGTCATCATGCTGGGATGCCAGCGTTCCGGCACGACGTATCTGGCGAAGGTGCTTGGACTCCATGAGAAGGGCTTCTTCTGGAGCGAGGCCACGGTGTTCCGATACATGGTCCTATTCTTCTGGAACTACATCCGCGACCGAGGGTCCTTCCGCCAGCCCCGGTTCATGGAGGTCCTCCACATGCTCAAGGCCCCGCGCGGCATGCCCATCAACGAGCAGGGCGAGAAAATCCTGGCCAGCTTCGAGCGGACGCTCCTCGGCTACTTCAACGACGGGCGTCTCGAAGCGTGGGCGGACAAGGGCCGGAAGCGGGAATTTCTCCAGGCGCTGTCCTACGACACCATGACCCTCGGCGCGTCCGAGGTGGCCTACTGGGGCGACAAGTACCCGGAATACGTGTTCCAGATCCCCGAACTCGTGGATATGTTCCCCGAGGCGCGGTTCGTCTTCGTCATCCGCAACCCCTATGCCGTGGCCGAATCCCTTGTCCGGCACCTCAACCCCAGGGACCGGGTGGCGGGCGGCATGCGCTTCACCCTCAAGGACTGCTGGGACCAGTGGTTCGATTGGAACCGCGTCTGGATCGAGAACCACGAGCTGATCCCGGCCGCGAACCGGTTCGTGATCCGCTACGAGGAGTTCCTGCTGGACACCGGGCGCGTCATGGGAGACCTCTCCGCCTTCATGGACGTGGACCTGATGGCCTCGCCCGGCATCCGAAACGAGCTGAAGGCGATCCAGCCGCACAACCTGGACAAGTGGAAGAAGACCGACGTGTACGAGCAACTGCGGCATATGCCGGTGGCTCCCGACCAGGTGAAGGTTTTCGACTACTACGGCGGGCTGTGA